Below is a genomic region from Argiope bruennichi chromosome 11, qqArgBrue1.1, whole genome shotgun sequence.
gcacttttataaaatacaaaaattacctTAACCTCAGGAACAACAAAATTGAATAACatgttttttcatataatttttatagtcataacaaacaaaattaattatttcatgcatAATTGTAAATTACATGGACTCAGTAATTGACTGAACGAGCCACATATGAACAGAGAAAACAATGTTAACATTCATGCTCTACAAAAATAgcattcttagaaaataaatgatttagaaaaaaatgttatttatcagcCTAAGCAGATCAAAATACAATATGCCAAAAACCACATGGACAAACACCAAAACATACAAAATACTGATGTCACAATTTTAACCACTAGTGACATGTAATTTTAACAATATGTACCAATTTGAGAGCAGATGTAGCCAagttattcagtttttttcatcaataaaatattttggtgacAAATGGCAGTCAGATATAACAGAGTGGCATCGCTTTTTTGCTCATATACATGATATCTAAACCCAATTTTGCTAATTACTTACAAATGCTGACCCTCCAAAATCAAATGTTATTGCCTCAAATTGTCATGAAACAACAATGATAAAATATCTCTTGCTTAGCAtggaaaaagtgttttttttttttcaatgtttttaatcaaTACTATTTTGAAACCAGACAGGTTAAGATCTCATGCAGCTTCCTAGTTTATATAAGAATTCAATCATGGATTTCAGATAAGTGACCAACTTAGTTGCAGTGATTATAagttaaattatctaaaaattgcaTAAAGGTTGCAAAGCATTTTCTCTTTTAGATTGGGATTTTCACAATCTAAGAAACAACTGGAAGCTCTCTAGTCTTTGATATTAttctatagaaatttaaaacttttggccgTGGCTTTATCacaacataatttataatttacaatgtaaaaacttttagttattttttcagatgatcATTGTTTTCCCCAAAACCACACAAGGCTACTCTGCTCCACCAAATTAAAGACATTCggattatatttgaataactgTACCACCGCAACAGCATTGGCAGGAACTAAGATTGAGTCTTAAGGGTCACCAGTGATGGTACAAGCCTTCCTGTGGAAAACACATCCCATCATGGGCAGAAGATAGATGACCCATACCATTTTCAGTATGCACGTGGGTGGCCAAGACCAACCATTATGctggaagtttctcatcctcatagCAGAGGTGCCCCCAGGCGGAAGATCATTTTCCCCATAAGAGAAAATCAGTAGTTATCAAACAAATATACGAagtgcatttattattataaatggcaatattgattaatttatgcCATAGGATAACAAGCAACAAATCctataaaaatagacaaaatttgcaattttgccAGTGCCTGTGTACAAAGTTAGACAAGATAATGGATATGCATAAAATCCTTTGTTTAGAATACACATACAAATAATATTAGAACCTCACGCAGAAGGAAATTCTATGaacaaaatgatataatatatgtACCAATCAGGAAGCAAtggtaaaaaaatcaattaatcaattacCTGATACAAGTACCAGTCACTCATGTattctaatgcatttttaaacGAAAGTAAATCAACATTACCTAGAtcgtatttaataatttgatttttatgaagtataaaatacagttttaatttctAAGTTAACAGCATCAGGATATGAATGAACCTAAAGAATAGTACACCAGAAAActctctaatatttttaatttgaaatcctaCGGATGGATGTTTTTTCTGGTCATGCTGatgatacaataaaaaagaaaatgattaaaaagggAACTTCACACAAGGTAAATATTTTCTTAGCCAATcacaataattgcaaataaatgaaaataatattgcgaGACAATAATAATTCTCTTTTTGTAACTTTCTGATaaaaggttcatttttttttaaatttttagacaaaGGGAATGAGAATTTGTAGCAAATAATATCATTGCGAACAACGAATGTCATAAGCCGGAAAATCCATGCACGTGATCAGCTGATCGCATTACGTGTGcagaatattaaattactttaaaactggGGCATATATTCTTTTccctaaaagtatttaaattcttaaaagctaTTCAAACTTACCACGATCAAACTTCTTTCCTTCCGGATCAATATCTTTGACAtcgaaaatatcttcaaaaagtaCACCCGCCATGGCTCAATTCAATTTCAGAATGACTTTTTTTGTTGTGATGCCACTTTCAAGAACTGAACTCatagaagaaaataaactgaTGCTTAATGGCAATATATGGATAAAAGGTAAAATTTCGAACTAAATTATCGAACAATCATAAAATTACAGgcacttaaaaattatatttcacaactctacaataactacaaatttttaatatatttactcacTGCCATTATTCATGTGCTAATTATcttgcaataataaattattctatcatATGAAGTGAAgtgatgttaattatttattttctgtcacTAGCAAAGGAAagtgaaattttgttatattttaatcgtTTGTAATATTGACATAAATTTATTTGGCAGTATTTGTAAAATAACATATAATGTCTGGTTGTTTggataatattcatttcaataggCCTGAATGGCTTGAACTAGGTGAAAAGAGAAATTCAGTTGCTTCAATAGTAGCTGGGTGCTTGGtacgaatttaaaatatttcttcttttatcaaaatgtttacatttttacgtaacttatgtttatataaacagatatatatttctgaattatatattcattttttgcagTTTCCAAATGGGCTGAAATCTGTAATTATTGTAATCAACATTGAATCGCTTTGCTCtttgaatagtttttatatatatctttgaagTTTTCTTTTGCCTAAGTTTATACAATGTGAATTAGCTTTCatgtttatatatcaatatttactaattttgttaaataacttaggtacttttgattaaattaaccaaatatattttttgataggtttatagcaaaaaatataaaaatgtgttattaaaattttggtgaaaaattaaagatatctaaatctaactattctgttattttttggtgctatataaattgttattctGGTGACATGCTATAAAATGcctattataaaagaaatgcttGTTTTGTCATTAGTAGATtatgtgaaaaatgaaatgataactGAGCAGATCAAaatattagagcctttttcttcAAATGCTGTTCTCTCTTCATCCAACCAACTTAATTATATTCGccaaaaaataaacatcaaataagATGTGCAATAAATGATCTGCACAGTTAATCATTCTTTTCATGCAATAATTAGTAATGAGCTATCCTTcggtaaaaatttcattttaaaaacttacctTCATATTGTTTCTGGGTGATTTTTAATAACATGTAATTAATGTTTAGTAAACCAGATCTGactgaatattcatttttgcttCTGTCGGGACAATAAGAATCAGAAAACTGATATTTATCAGCAACCAAtgggaaaaaaagggggggggagtgGACTGAGAAAATGAAAGCAAATGTTAGAAATGAAAGTATATACTTCATTTCATTTAAGTCTGCatgaatttatagcatttttaaaggAATCATCTTTATATGTAGtgtaaatgcttttattatattatcaaggCATGCAAGCAGACAcaagattttcaataattaaacataaattatttgtattcagTTATTTCTCTCAATTTTACTGTACATTGAAAGTGTACAAAAAGTATCCTTAGACCCATTTAAATTAAAGtctctatatattaaaatttaaaaaaaaaaaacaattatcagCACTTTGTGCTGTATATATGCTTAAACTATTTACTTTCTTAGAACTATTTCTATGGTTCTGAAACATATAAAACACATATTACATCATTTGCCTGTAATTTGATTGTGCCTATGTAGCAATGTCTTAGATTTAAGAAGCTGACTCCACCTGAGATCTGATGTGCATGAAGCTCGTTGTGAAACAAACATCCTCATTTTTGGACGGTCTGACAATTTAAAATGTACCTGTACAGTTATCATctgagtttaatttaaaattacaagattaATCCCAAATAATCTTAAACTTgatttaaaataggattttaatttggcaatgaatataaatttatcaataaaaaatgttaataaataattttcttaataatttgaaattttctaaaatatttttatttattcctaattttaaaaaatttctcagtttttcACAGGATGGTGGATCATTATATACATTGCTTCTAAGTACCCTGATACCACTGACTTTTACCATGCCTATCATGTATGTGGTGTTATTGGAACTATTGCCTTTTTCATGTAagtttatatatgattatttacCATGTATgataacaattttgaatttatagcaattatattcaaaattttctcttatattgttttgttttgtcttaatttcatatataatttttcaatttataaataattaaaagtatatcgtttgaatatttgttttatcattttctgaattgccttcatataatatttatgaaatcagaaccttcaaaaatatttgaatttttatcattaatcttTCTCTTTCTTGACTAAATCAATATGtggaataactgaaaaaaaaaactgttcctAAAGAAGTACCCATTTGATtggaaactttaataaaatttaaaattatattctaatatctGTTTTTTAGAAAGTAAGAAtgttattgtaaatgaaattttattgctatttcaaCTGGAAGCAAACtgcttaatataattttgtgtacaaatattttaacatttgaactCCTGAAGTTCAGATTCTGTATTTGAACAAAAAACCAATCAATTCTATTTGTTTATAATATCCTgaacttttaaattgttataaaaaaaaaatgccaacatttttggtgaaaaatgaaataataataaaataaatattatccatatattttttaaagatggtCAAataaataggggggggggggaaagcaaCTACATTAGTTTAGTAAGCTAAGACATATTATTTAGAGAAAGACACTTATTTCTATGCCGTGAAATTTATTACTAATTCATACAATATGCTAccgttttgaaaaattgatatacATTGATATGAGTTTATAATTGGCTATTCTTTCTTTACAGTTTCTTTCATAACTAATTTAGTTAATAATCAGGtgcaatttttttactattattatttgagtgatgtaatcatatttttaaaaacattgtgctcttTTTCTCTAACTATGGCAGGTTATATTAACAAAAAGCAAACgtttccttcccccccccctttttttccgGATAATTTGTAATTgggaataatttttgtaaaaacacaatcatattaagaatatttccaatatatattttgtcttctaaaatttgattgctacatttagttttttttaaaatctatatgcatattttttctgTAGGATTAATGCTGTCTCTAATGGACAAGTGAGAGGGGATGCATATACGACAGGTTGCTTGGGCCAAAGAGGTTTGTTCTGGCATCTGTTCAATACttctttaatatgaatatttatgctGGCATTTCTTTTGTAGTTCACTTATttatgtacatttaaaatatttttagtgaacaGCATGTGAAAATAACATACCATTCcttgatgaattatttaaattgttcatttatcttaaataacTGTGGAATGGAAAAACCGCTGTCTGGAGTCAGTTTGATTACTGCTCGAAAGTTAATCCCTATTAAAACTGCTGTTATTTGTTGTGAAtgctgaaattaaacaaaaactttctttttagttttaaatgattttttaaacatttttattaataaacaatttcagttgtaaactacaaaatgaaaagaatgctTTTGAACCATTTGTCAAATGTGCTTTTTTGTTTGTCTTCCTTCATGTTTCAACTTATCcggtttgtttattaaaaaaaaatagctgcaaCTTATAGAATATACAGTCTTTCCCTTTGGTTCAATTTAAACTGTATgcgaaattaatttgatttgtaaGGTTTGAAAAACTAGTACTGAACTAAGCCTTACAGGAACAACTTCTGGTTCTTAAGCTGGTTAAGACCTGTAGTTATCAGGATCTGTAGATCTCAATGAAGTTATATAAGATATCTTTTGAGATATGATTGTTTTGAGATATCTTTTCTTTGCTTATTTCCCCCTTTTCATTTCACAAACATATAAAGGAGAATCGCTTTTAAAACTATGatattgaaacttttttgaaattttataactctTGTATCCTCTGTtgtgaagcttaaaaatatattaatagaatattaaatgatttaaaatatttaaatagttattttaaatatatacaataaatattaataatagggaatcttaaataaaaataaatggaaaatgcaaatgtccatatttttttcttgagaatatttattatgattatatatccattttatttgctttttatttatctgttttattaatATGGATTTCTCTGAAATTGTGTGTCCAGTTGTCAGTGGTTGGATATATTGTGTCACACACTGTTCtacttgcaatattttttctcaaaggaaattattttcttatgagaATCCTGACTTTTTATATGTACATGTCTTATAAATAGATATTTGGCTAGTTAAGAATATTCCATCTTACCATATGTGTCCATATTTGAGAGATACCATTAAAAGAACcagaattatcatattttttgttgttaaaaatgttatgtgtaattttctaactattttattcattagtttaattttagaaatgggAACCTGATAACTTAGTAATGTTCTTCTTCTGACTGAACTTTATTCATATACAATATACTATTTATGTTCAGATACAAAAATCCATCATGTCTTTACACATATACTTATCtgctttgattttgttataaTAGGGATGAGATGACAGGTGgaagagaaatttatttgttactaAGTAATATATAGAAACATTACACAGCTTCTAATAGAAAggaaattgtataattaaaaaaacaaaatgaaatcagctctgaatagcaaaaagaaaattgtgtATAGCAATGATTTCtagaaaactgtttattttacattacatgttaTCCTCCAgtggaataaaattgttttaaagcgATCAGCATAGGATTCTGAAACAAACAGTAGtcatttaacacatttttcacacacatacacaataTGTTGTATTAAAATAGGACAAATTAATCACAGCTGCCAATAGTTTTTACTTTTGCAAATAGCTAACACTTTACTGAGCATCATCTTTATGCAATTTTTACAACTTCTCATCTTACAGGTGCAAGAGTGTGGCTATTTTTGGGATTTGTTCTTGGCTTTGGTTCTCTGATTGGTTCATGCTGGATTTTGTTTGGTCTATATGTTATCCCTAGtaagtttaatattaatacaattatttgcatcaaaatatttattattattcagatttaGTTTTGCTAATTATGTTTTTGatataattcattgaattcaGTATAAGTAAAGAGTTAGCAATGCATAGAAGTAGAATATGTAAGTTAATATATGTCAGACTATCTCTATCATTTTTCCATTTCCTTCCCATCATtgtaaaaaatggtaaatatgactgttttttaaaattttaaatagcaattcatttttttcccctttatgaAGGTTTCACATTTAGATTTAAATAGAATCTTCTTTTCGTACTATATAAAAATGAGTTGGTTGGACATAACTTTCTgcatgtaatgatttttttagaagcaagacaatcaatataataattttgtaagttGATATTAAGCAATTTTAACCCTCTCTTCCAAAgtttatattttgtcatttttttttattttttttccccttcaaaattTTCAGAGCAGAAGCGAAGCAAAATTTTCTGTTCAGAGTGAAGGGCCAAGTCAAAGATTTTACTGGGTTATTAATGTAAAAGTGACACTTATTTTATGAAAGTTAATGAACATATTGTATTTTATCTACGTTTGCTTTGATAAGAGATTTGTCATGTTTCTACCAGTGTTTAGAAATAGCTTCATGGTTTTTCTATGAAGAACtcactttaaaaatatctcaGTAAAATCCTTCTCATATTATCTGTAGACTGAaatttgttcattatttcttGTTCACATATTAAATGTCAGATTTAGAAAAAAGTGTGACTAATGCAATGTACTTTTATCTACCATTTATTTATAGATACAATCCTCTACAAATTTTCACTGTTGCTATGATTTTGAAGTACTTTAACAaggataatgaaataattaaattaattatgtttcatatgcattttataaaagaatgcaattatgAATGTCTTCTAAAATGCCATCTCTTGTGTTTTTAGTGAAAAATCCACAAGGTCCTGGTATTGGAGTTTTTCTGCAAAACATGTTCATTTTCCTTGGGTAAGATAATCTGATTTCTTTTGAATGTTGGTTTAATTTTAGAGaaacatgcatttaaatatttatactctaTTATTTGTGCAATTACAGCgcacttaatttttaatgtgaaatttataagtaaatacaatttttagatattttataaaaatgttgtttttagacagtttgaaattttaaagctttgCATCCCATTAgtataataactttaattaattggTTAATGGTCTGGTAGGATATAGAAAAAAAGTAGATAAAGAACATTTCTGCAAAAGATTTTTATGTTGTAgcaacacatattttttaaagataatagatATCTTATCATATATATAACAAAACTATATTGCAAGAAAATTCTGGTagcatcaaatttaaataatggattaattTATAGCATGGCAAAAGCAATTACAGCTTTTCATTTGGAAACAAGATTCAGATAAACTCAAAACTGGCttattactttttagaaatttgaatatttaagaatgaagATATTGAATATCAAATATATGTTAAGGATTTTCCAAGAATTCAGCATGGAAAAACTATATACTAGTTTATATTTCGGTCTTAGATAATGGTTAAGTAATAATACTGAAAACGTTAAATACATGAACATTTTTGCTATACCGAAGCAGTATGATGAATGAAACAAGACTGTGACTTATCTATAGATGCATATGCCTGAAAAGAGAATTCTTTAACAAAGAAAGGTGCTTAGTACAAAAGAAAGCATAATTGCAGAGCAGATGGCATTAACAGAatgctatataaaaaatatttaccagtcttggaaaaatttaatgacacataaaagagaaacaaaaaaggAAAGGATAACTGATAACAGTGCAAAAATGTACATATATGCATTATTAACTTTACAAATATATAAGAGTAATAAATCTTGCAAATCTTTTAgatctaaaaaattaatgaaattctattaattctaatttattaacatccaaattaataattagaatattagtGATTAATCATAAACAATTCAGATAGCAAGCACTGAATGAATTATGCTCAGTTAGTCTATCAGTCTAATTAATCACCTATTATAATCTGATCGAACTATATAGGAATTAAGACCACTTTAACTTTGTTGTGATCATAATATTCTAAtaagtaaacatttaatttacagAGGTCTTGTATTCAAATTTGGACGTACTGAAGATTTGTGGGGTTGATGGATTGATTTTATATTGGAAGGGAAAGATATTCCATGAAGACTCATCTGCTTTGGggtcttttcattttgtaaaaagttagatgttttttatttaagagGCAGCATATTTGTTCTTTAGtgtatgttgatttttattttatgcttgtgataattaaaattatttttgtcaagcTGAATTATGATTATgtaaatgtgttaaatatttattttgtattagagAATGGTATATTTGTAATTgaatgatatcattttttttcatgcaaaatatttgattgcaTTGAGTTTGCTTTATAGGCAAAATTTTTCCCTatcacatttattaatattagttattttactatgtgctttttttatagttgataatgaagatttaattattattttgaacctaaaaaggttttttaattttttaaactttatagatttattttagtgGAATTATACAGAATTTGTCTTCCAGAAAATTAACATAAAGATTTAATTGTTTTGACATGAACAcatcaaaattatgttaaattgcaaaaaaaaaaaaaaaagtaacatt
It encodes:
- the LOC129957661 gene encoding transmembrane protein 50A-like, giving the protein MSGCLDNIHFNRPEWLELGEKRNSVASIVAGCLFFTGWWIIIYIASKYPDTTDFYHAYHVCGVIGTIAFFMINAVSNGQVRGDAYTTGCLGQRGARVWLFLGFVLGFGSLIGSCWILFGLYVIPMKNPQGPGIGVFLQNMFIFLGGLVFKFGRTEDLWG